taattgccagaccatcgaccctgaaggttggcatcgatcTCCTATTTTTTTAGAGCGTAtgcatggagatatatgtggacttattcatccacctagtggattgtttagatattttatggtcctaatagatgcatcatctagatggtctcatgtgtgcctgttatcatctcgcaacctggcgtttgcgaagttgttagcacaaataataagattgagagcgcaattcccagattatccaattaagaccattcgccttgataatgctagagaatttacatcccaagcttttaacgattattgcttatcaattgggataaaaattgaacatcctgttgctcatgttcatactcaaaatgcccttgcagagtcatttataaagcgcctacaattgatagcaagacctctactaatgaaaacaaaattgcccattactgtttggggtcatgctatcttacatgcagcagcacttgtacgtctcagaccgacacattataataaatactctccgtcgcaattagtatttggtcatgaaccaaatatagcccatttaagaatttttgattgtgcggtatacgtgtctgtagcaccaccacaatgtacaaaaatgggccctcaacgaaggttgggcatatatgttgggtttgactcaccctccataattcgataccttgaatcgttgactggagacttattcactgctcgatttgcagattgtcgatttgatgaaacaattttcccgcaattagggggagagaaaaaggaacccaaaaaaagaaaaagaaattgcgtggaaagtttcattactatcatattttgatccacgtacccgcacatgtgaacaggaagtccagaagatcatccacttacagaaaatagcaaatcaaatgctagATGCaattactgatttgaaacggataactaagtcacatatccctgcagtgaatgtacctatccgaattgatgtcccaaaaggaccatctacaagtatcataacttctgaatcccaaacacgccagaagcgtggtagacctttgggttcaaaggataaaaatcctagaaagagaagtgagaaataataaagatgatactacaatagaacctcctaaagaaggtcaagatttgagtaatcctgatattcctgaagaaatcagtgaatccGAGACTctagtgaatgaagaactttcaataaattctttcggtgatgagataaatttagatcgatctaaaatcacggttgataatatttttgcatataatgttgcaattaacctcatgcaagatagtgaaagtcttgagcctaaatctgtCGAAGAATGTctacgtagatgtgattggccagaatggcaaaaggcaattcaatcaaaattagactcgcttgctaaacgtgagatttttggacctgtagtccaaacccctgaaagtgtgaaaccagttggctataaatgggtttttatgcaaaaacgaaatgagagaaatgaaattgtaagatacaaagcacgccttgttgcacaaggattctctcaaagacccggggtcaactatgaagaaacatattcacttgttatggatggaataacatttagatatctcatcagtttagctgttcACAAAAATCTTgatatacatctaatggatgtggttatagcttacctttatggttcacttgataatgaaatttacatgaaaataccagaaggattaaaattgcctgaagcatgtaataaatctcgggagatgtactcaataaaactgcaaagatcattatatgatctgaaacaatcagggcacatgtggtataatcgcccaagtgagtacttaataaatgaaggctatataaatgatgttatttgtccatgtgtttttattaagaaaacgaaatcagagtttgttatactcgccgtttatgttgatgacataaatctcattggaacccctgaagaggtccaaaaggcaattgaatatctaaagaaagaatttaaaatgaaagaccttggaaagacaaaactttgtctaggtctgcaaattgaacatttagcagacggagtttttgtccatcaatctgcctacactgagaaaatcttaaaaagattttacatggacaaagcacatccattaagtactccaatggttgttcgatcacttaaAGTGGAAAaggatccatttcgacctccagaagaggatgaagaaattcttggtcctgaaataccatatctcagtgctattggtgcacttatgtatcttgctaacgcaactagacctgatataacattttctgttaatttgctagcaagatatagttcatccccaacgcgaaggcattggaacggtatcaaacatattttgcgatacctgaaggatactattgatatgagtttgttttatactaacaaaggttgcacagaccttattggttatgcaaatGCAGGTTATTTaccagacccacataaagctcgatctcagacaagctatctatttacacacggaggaactgctatatcatggcgatctacaaagcagtccattgttgctacttcttcaaatcatgctgaaataatagcaattcatgaagcaagtagagaatgtgtgtggttgagatcgataatatagttcatcaaagaaagatgcggtctggaaaatgatgttaaagtacccacaattatatccgaagacaatgccgcgtgcatagctcaattaaaaggtgacttcataaaaggagacagaacgaaacatatttcaccaaaattattcttcacacatgatcttcagaagaatggtgatattgatgtacaacaagttcgttcaagtgataatcttgcagatttattcacaaaggcattaccaacatcaacttttgagaagctaagatataaggttggaatgcgtcgtctccaaaatatcaaatgaagttttcatcagggggagtaaaatacgcgctgcactcttttttccttaaccatggTTTTggcccactgggttttcctggtaaagtttttaatgaggcagcactcaaggcgtattaccaaatgtgtgtactcttttttcttcactaggctttttcccactgagtTTTTCTTAGTAaagttttaacgaggcacaacatctatggatgtttaggataactatgtatatttattttttcactaattttttttttatacatggACATCCAAGGAGGAGTGTTAAGTAATGGATGCCAAATTGTCAGTAAGGCCCACTTAAAGTGGGCTAGTTGCCCACTTATTATTCCATTCATTTTATGGCTATATAATAGCCTTCTCAATGTAAGAATTGAGACATACTTACATACgaaaaatttctttttcttgatcAGTTTCTCCTTCCTTCTCAATTACTCTTactctcttttctttattaattgtcAAGTTAGTATATTCATAACACAAAcaacatttattaaaatttctCTCAGAAAatagaatatttatttttgaaaaacctCAAATGTATCAGCCTCGGAGAAAAgacgataaaaaataaaaaataaaaaataaaaaataaaaaataaaaaaatttgctGACACGAAAGGAAAGAGTAGAAACTTGAGGCTAAAAAACTAACAACAAACTCGAAAGATTTCAGGATCAAACAATACATTGGGTTTTATTTCTTGATATTATCGCAATAATTTTTGTTGATTTCAAGTAGAATTTAGTCCTAATTTACTCAAGAATTTACATAAACAAAAATCATGACCGGAAAGTTGAAGTGTGTGATCGTCTCCGTCGAAGGCAGTGAAGAGAGCATGAACGCCTTGAATTGGGCTCTTGATAACGTTAAGCTCAAAACCCGTGATCCCGATTCTCAAGAACCAGAAGGGTCCTTTGTGATTCTCCATGTTCAATCTCCGCCGTCCATTGCTGCTGGTATTAACCCTAGTGCTATCCCCTTTGGTGGACCCAGTTAAGTCTCTAATTTCTTGTTATCTTTGTGTTTTCATTCATTTTGCTTGATGTTTGTAAATAGTTGACCCGATTagtttgattgattgattgatttgattgtTTAGAGTTCACATTTTCTTGTTGATTAGTACTAAATTATGGAGATTAACAGGTGATATTGAGGTGCCTGCGTTTACTGCTGCAATCGAGGCACATCAGAAACGGATCACACAGGCTATTTTAGACCATGCTCTTGAGATTTGCGCTAAGAAAAATGTGAGCTTGATAGTTCTTCTCTCTTCCCATTTGCTATATATGAATGTTAACTCGAAGTTACACAAGTTTACATGCTCACTTCGTCTCATTTTATATATGACACTGTTTGATTAAACATGGACAGGAGGATGCAGCTCATTATTTCCGGCTTCATCTGAAATGCGGAGCATAAATTTATGTGTAAAATGTTCTGAAAATGCAATAACTAGTAGATATGAACACATAACTTAAAAAGTATAGCAGGTTCAATTCTAAGAGCCTTAAAAGTTGAACCCATAAAGCTTAAATACTGAATCCTGGACATGGAGTTAGAGTTCATTTTGTAGTAAGAATAGTGGAAGAAAATATCAAAAGTGATGGTTGAACAGGGAGTTTTATAGAGAAAGCATCTCATCAAAGttttaatttgaatattttaatgaaCTTGAACTATGTTAAAAATTATGGAACTAGTATAGAAATGTATTGATATCATAATTTTGGTgacttctcaaaataaaaagagtGCAATATAAATTGTAAGAGAAGGTATTAGAGATCTTGGTGTTGATTGGAGCTTCTGATCTTCTTTATGTTTTCATTATGTTTCCTGCTTTAGCAATTTGAGTCCATTATGGCATCCTTCTTGCTGCACTGACATTTATGTTTTGCTTAATATGTTTTCAATTTGTATCCTTTGATGTGATTAGGGATGAAAATGGGGCGGGGCGGAGCGGGTACGGGGTGGGTTTAGAGCTATGCGGGGCGGGTTTAGAGTTATGCAGGGCGGATGCGGGGCGGGTTGCGGGTTGTGGGTTTTGCGGGTTTATGCGGAATTTAAGGTATCAAATAGGAACCCGAACAAAGTTAATTCTTTGTAATTAgtaaaaatcaaatatataaacttttatattaaattttgactttaattttaactttttttttaaaaaaatttaaactagaCAAATGTTAATTAAAGATTAAGAAACAATTATTGAAATATTAACTAGAAACAATTAATTagcgaaaaatgaaaaaaaaattatgaattttatttttcatagtaaactcaatcaaaaaagaaaaaaacataaaaatttatgtggggtggggtggggcgggttgaaaatgaaaaaaaatgttatgCGGGGCGGTTTAAAAAATTTGCGGGTTGAGCTCAACCCGCCCCCCcacccccccaccccaccccattGCCATCCCTAGATGTGATATGTTGGAAATTCAATCGTTGAGAAATGCTAAAGGTTATTAGAAAGCAAAATAGAAGCCTAACATGGCGTCACAAAAATCATGATTGGTgttctatctttcttttttaattgatgggGTTCAGGTTCTTTCTGAATCAGGCAAACGTTAAGACCCAAGTAGTTATTGGGGATCCAAAGGAGAAAATTTGTGATGCTGTTGACGAAATGCATGCTGATTTGCTAGTGATGGGTTCCCGTGCTTTTGGTCCCATTAAAAGGTACAAATTCTCAACCTGAAGGATGTTGCTATTGTTGATTTACTCTGACTAGATGACACTCTTTACCTAAGGCATGTGTTGATGATTTTACATTCAGCATGTGCTGAGTATGAGGTTTGTTGAGCTGTGCTGTAAATGAGTTGTTTTTAACATTATGCTGAACAGTCTTGTAGTCAAGTTATTTTCGGAATCCCAGTAAGTGGATGTAGTTTAGGATCTCAACCACTTTAGTCAGCAAAGCCACCTGTAAAATTGTGGATAACTGATGGCCTAATTCTTCTATGAGAATGCTCACATGATTCAACTAGCTCATTGTTCCTAAAATTTAAGGCATATATGTTGCTTAACAAGCAGCCTTAGTTGCTTTTCCCATCCAACTGCAGGAGCTTTTTTCGTTTCCTAGTACATGTGAAAGAGAAGAAACACTTCAGCAAACATCATGCTTTAAGTGCAATCCTTAGAACATTACCCTAAATTGCCTGTTGAAGATGTGAATTGCAACTAGTTGGTTATATGCCATTCCTATGAATCAATTGCAGGAAACAACAATTCTATTTAGCATGAGTACGGACTTGCTCTTGTGCTGCTGACCTGCTAATGCTCTTAGATGATTTCATGTTCATTCCAAAAGGCCTTgtctatatttaaaaaataaataaattggggATTCAAGTATATTGCAAGTTGTCGTTGAAAATGAGATTTTGGTGAGATGATGTATCTCTAAAACTAACATGTTGATCTCTAGAGTACTGACCTATACCCCTCTCCCTCACAGAAACACATAGCaaagaaaatttaaagaaagaaaaatacgAACTCTAACTATTTTAATAGATGATAAAGAGCTATCTACTGCAAGTTGGGATAAAAgctagttgttgttgttatacttgcattaatttatttatctttccAGGGGTCTTTTTGGATGTGTGTGAGATTTAGAGAGCCCCTAATTTTTAAAGAACCCCTAATTTGTTCTGAAAGTCAAATTATTTAGTATTGAcatgaaattttcctaaaataatacaaaattgTTATAGGGGATTCATACAGTTAACCAAACTAGTTTTAGATTGAGATGTAGCTAATTGGTATATTGATTGATGACCACTTACCAACAACTAAAATTGCTGCAATAGACCGTGGATGCCAAAAATGGCAATTTGGTATAAACTTGTATAGCTAAAACAGATA
This region of Solanum dulcamara chromosome 9, daSolDulc1.2, whole genome shotgun sequence genomic DNA includes:
- the LOC129903766 gene encoding universal stress protein PHOS34, yielding MTGKLKCVIVSVEGSEESMNALNWALDNVKLKTRDPDSQEPEGSFVILHVQSPPSIAAGINPSAIPFGGPSDIEVPAFTAAIEAHQKRITQAILDHALEICAKKNANVKTQVVIGDPKEKICDAVDEMHADLLVMGSRAFGPIKRMFLGSVSNYCTNHAQCPVIIVKATS